In the genome of Brienomyrus brachyistius isolate T26 chromosome 17, BBRACH_0.4, whole genome shotgun sequence, one region contains:
- the LOC125711319 gene encoding uncharacterized protein LOC125711319: MKKKRSDMKKIEEMMVSTFSLRRKQIVEEEPSVAEVKIKWPALFTEQQIEAEFNRITSADLTESFFTGLDKHLPRLLTLYQAKTERFPELKNILRKLEDDNSNRMKRAVTLRGLPYFLSEDSSRFLRTAEATDTEESMAKEMNVGIILIKHGEDLLNMSVVLEDQIILHDIKDFSKAVAMLMGLLYVLNIDYPTELRYTFEVIQKVLMNIGADHCSARVPGLRNRLFCKTE, translated from the exons ATGAAGAAGAAGAGATCAGATATGAAGAAAATTGAAGAAATGATGGTCAGCACCTTCTCCTTGCGGAGAAAACAAATTGTGGAAGAAGAGCCATCTGTGGCAGAGGTGAAGATTAAGTGGCCAGCTTTATTTACAGAGCAACAG ATTGAAGCTGAATTCAATCGCATCACCTCAGCTGACTTGACAGAATCCTTTTTTACTGGGCTGGACAAACATTTGCCTCGGTTATTGACTCTCTATCAGGCCAAGACGGAGAGATTTCCAGAGCTTAAGAATATCCTACGCAAGCTCGAGGATGAT AATTCCAACAGAATGAAAAGGGCTGTCACTTTAAGAGGATTACCATATTTCCTCAGTGAAGACTCATCAAGGTTTCTCAGGACTGCCGAA GCCACAGACACCGAAGAGAGCATGGCAAAAGAGATGAATGTCGGTATCATCCTGATAAAACATGGAGAGGACCTCCTTAACATGTCTGTGGTGCTTGAGGATCAAATCATCCTGCATGACATCAAGGATTTCTCAAAGGCGGTAGCTATGCTAATGGGTCTACTCTATGTGTTGAACATTGACTATCCAACGGAGCTACGATACACCTTTGAAGTCATCCAGAAAGTTCTCATGAACATTGGTGCTGATCACTGCTCTGCGAGGGTTCCTGGTCTGAGGAACAGACTTTTTTGTAAAACGGAGTAG
- the LOC125711317 gene encoding uncharacterized protein LOC125711317 isoform X2, producing MTSKRDGLLFFCEAEVKEEFRRITTASLEQRFMFKLDHYTPKLTALMKAKGGVMGTKLRPFLDKLSQSQRLEMRREAVIHSLIVYLGEKEEELLEDCLEDSRSDATQHVLKILVVHGADGEEPVDVSILLEGQEMMSGCGSTAKACMLLMGLIYGLNLAYPPKLCYTFEVFQKLFLELDVIKMSPKVQALKLKLLS from the exons ATGACTTCAAAGAGAGATggcctgctttttttttgtgaagctgag GTCAAGGAGGAATTTAGAAGAATAACAACAGCTTCCCTGGAGCAGAGGTTCATGTTTAAACTTGACCACTACACACCAAAACTTACTGCCCTGATGAAGGCCAAGGGAGGTGTCATGGGTACCAAGCTGAGGCCCTTCCTGGACAAACTGAGCCAG AGCCAAAGACTTGAGATGAGACGTGAAGCTGTTATCCATAGCCTCATTGTGTACCTTGGGGAGAAAGAGGAGGAACTTCTTGAAGATTGCCTG GAGGACAGCCGCAGTGATGCCACTCAACACGTCCTCAAGATCCTGGTCGTCCATGGTGCTGATGGAGAGGAGCCAGTGGATGTGTCCATCCTTCTTGAAGGCCAGGAGATGAtgtctggatgtggcagtactGCGAAAgcctgcatgctgcttatggggCTCATTTATGGCCTCAACCTTGCATACCCCCCAAAACTGTGCTACACTTTTGAGGTATTTCAGAAACTATTTCTGGAATTAGATGTGATCAAGATGTCCCCAAAAGTGCAAGCATTAAAGTTGAAATTGCtgtcttag
- the LOC125711317 gene encoding uncharacterized protein LOC125711317 isoform X1: MLVKGGHYPVCTQTVLVHLKVGVHFAPICLEIIHRLNRQGRLFPFHVMYVIRLVFTQRQYFEQFGAHLKKYETVRCVFKDCDYSTNVYSTFASHKSRKHNPHCIENFKHTVIQTCSSQATEDSSWLVDESDATSVETLVKQGEDLGIIIVDKIGSLLLKLDCIFNVPSRCIDEIVEELQFITCSASAPVIRNIVYNTLVNHNCTVEELVITDLVNNICQLNPLNAALSEEGPLGTANQRNRYLKEHFCVVESVEYILNAKEGKTFQYVPILQSLSQILTKYDIEMNVLTASHCGSSSQYTSFVMVPTSRKTNFCLQRSLDFHFFSILMILKFVIP; this comes from the coding sequence ATGCTGGTCAAGGGCGGTCACTACCCTGTTTGTACACAGACTGTCCTTGTTCATTTAAAAGTTGGGGTGCACTTCGCACCCATTTGTCTAGAGATCATACACAGACTGAACAGACAGGGCAGATTGTTTCCTTTTCATGTCATGTATGTAATTCGTTTAGTTTTCACACAGAGGCAATATTTTGAACAGTTTGGAGCTCATCTGAAAAAGTATGAAACTGTtcgttgtgtttttaaagattGTGACTACAGTACTAATGTATATTCAACTTTTGCATCACATAAAAGTAGAAAGCATAATCCTCACTGTATTGAGAATTTTAAACATACTGTAATTCAGACATGTTCAAGTCAGGCAACAGAAGATAGTAGTTGGTTGGTAGATGAAAGTGATGCTACTTCTGTTGAAACACTTGTCAAACAGGGTGAGGATTTAGGTATAATCATAGTTGATAAAATTGGCTCCTTATTGCTTAAATTAGACTGCATCTTCAATGTGCCTAGTAGATGTATAGATGAGATTGTAGAGGAGCTTCAGTTTATCACATGTTCAGCATCTGCACCTGTTATCAGAAACATTGTCTATAACACCTTAGTAAATCATAACTGTACTGTTGAAGAATTGGTGATCACAGATTTGGTAAACAACATTTGCCAGTTAAATCCTCTTAATGCAGCCTTAAGTGAAGAAGGTCCTCTTGGTACAGCAAACCAAAGAAACAGATACTTAAAGGAACATTTCTGTGTTGTTGAATCAGTAGAATATATACTTAATGCAAAAGAGGGAAAGACATTCCAATATGTACCAATTTTGCAATCCTTGTCACAAATTTTAACAAAATATGACATTGAAATGAATGTGTTGACTGCGAGCCATTGTGGTTCTTCAAGTCAGTATACCAGTTTCGTGATGGTTCCTACTTCAAGGAAAACAAATTTCTGTCTGCAGAGGAGTTTAGACTTTCACTTCTTCTCTATTCTGATGATTTTGAAATTTGTAATCCCTTAG
- the sst1.2 gene encoding somatostatin 1.2, whose product MKTCQVHCVLVLLGLVMGLCYPSAASQPDLRYRSFMQRAHTAAMSPQDWSRRVVEDLLSRLAPPEDDTPQSEMSTAEEGEETRVELERSVEPNNLPPRERKAGCKNFYWKGFTSC is encoded by the exons ATGAAGACCTGCCAAGTCCACTGTGTCCTTGTTCTTCTGGGACTGGTTATGGGCCTTTGCTACCCCAGTGCTGCTTCACAACCAGACCTGCGCTACCGGAGCTTCATGCAGAGAGCCCACACCGCTGCCATGAGCCCACAG GACTGGAGCAGGCGTGTGGTGGAGGACCTGCTTTCTAGACTGGCCCCCCCTGAAGATGACACACCCCAGAGTGAAATGTCCacagcagaggaaggagaagaaACGCGTGTAGAGCTGGAGCGCTCAGTGGAGCCCAACAACCTTCCCCCACGAGAGCGCAAAGCAGGCTGCAAGAACTTTTACTGGAAAGGTTTTACTTCCTGCTGA